The following proteins are encoded in a genomic region of Nocardioides renjunii:
- a CDS encoding histidine phosphatase family protein, which yields MPTVILVRHGRSTANATGVLAGRLPGVHLDESGVAQAAAVGERLAGVRLSAAVTSPLERCRETCREITSRQAEPLRATTDRLLSECDYGEWQGRPLKDLAKEKLWKTVQAQPSAATFPGGESMRAMQDRAVAAVRRHDARVAAEHGEDAVWLAVSHGDVIKSILADALGTHLDLFQRIHVDPASVSIVRYTEARPFVVGTNTHAGDLSWLTPPKKARRRSSRAARADAEVGGGAGPDTMTGAQPATP from the coding sequence GTGCCCACTGTGATCCTCGTCCGACACGGCCGCTCGACGGCCAACGCGACCGGCGTCCTGGCCGGTCGGCTGCCCGGCGTGCACCTCGACGAGTCCGGCGTGGCGCAGGCTGCCGCGGTCGGCGAGCGGCTGGCCGGCGTACGCCTCTCCGCCGCGGTCACGAGCCCGCTGGAGCGGTGCCGGGAGACCTGCCGGGAGATCACCTCCCGCCAGGCCGAGCCGCTGCGCGCGACCACCGACCGGCTGCTCTCGGAGTGCGACTACGGCGAGTGGCAGGGCCGCCCGCTCAAGGACCTCGCCAAGGAGAAGCTCTGGAAGACCGTCCAGGCCCAGCCGTCCGCGGCGACGTTCCCCGGCGGGGAGTCGATGCGGGCGATGCAGGACCGGGCGGTCGCCGCCGTGCGACGCCACGACGCCCGGGTCGCGGCCGAGCACGGCGAGGACGCGGTCTGGCTCGCCGTCAGCCACGGCGACGTCATCAAGTCGATCCTCGCCGACGCCCTCGGCACCCACCTCGACCTCTTCCAGCGCATCCACGTGGACCCCGCGTCGGTCTCCATCGTGCGCTACACGGAGGCGCGGCCCTTCGTCGTGGGCACCAACACCCACGCCGGGGACCTCTCGTGGCTGACGCCCCCCAAGAAGGCCCGGCGCCGCTCGTCGCGTGCCGCCCGCGCCGACGCCGAGGTCGGCGGAGGGGCCGGTCCCGACACCATGACCGGCGCGCAGCCGGCCACGCCCTAG
- a CDS encoding DUF3090 domain-containing protein, with protein MPVVHRFDPPERFVAGTVGEPGQRTFFLQAREGARLVSVSLEKQQVQALAERIDELLDELMRAAGDEVLIPAIAPRDMADSQPLEQPIEEEFRAGTMTLSWDGADERVVVEVFPFTEAAVVSPEQLQEDLEDLLEPEPEEIFLVRITAAAARSFVERARTVIGAGRPDCPFCGEPVDPAGHLCVRANGFRRRDP; from the coding sequence ATGCCCGTCGTGCACCGCTTCGACCCGCCCGAGCGCTTCGTCGCCGGCACCGTTGGCGAGCCCGGCCAGCGCACCTTCTTCCTCCAGGCACGCGAGGGCGCCCGGCTGGTCAGCGTCTCGCTGGAGAAGCAGCAGGTGCAGGCGCTCGCCGAGCGCATCGACGAGCTCCTCGACGAGCTGATGCGCGCGGCCGGTGACGAGGTGCTGATCCCGGCCATCGCACCGAGGGACATGGCGGACAGCCAGCCGCTCGAGCAGCCCATCGAGGAGGAGTTCCGCGCCGGCACGATGACCCTCTCGTGGGACGGCGCCGACGAGCGCGTCGTGGTCGAGGTCTTCCCGTTCACCGAGGCGGCCGTGGTCTCGCCCGAGCAGCTGCAGGAGGACCTCGAGGACCTGCTCGAGCCGGAGCCCGAGGAGATCTTCCTGGTCCGCATCACCGCGGCCGCGGCGCGGTCCTTCGTCGAGCGCGCCCGCACCGTCATCGGCGCCGGTCGCCCCGACTGCCCGTTCTGCGGCGAGCCCGTCGACCCCGCCGGGCACCTGTGCGTCCGCGCCAACGGCTTCCGGCGCCGTGACCCCTGA
- a CDS encoding SCO1664 family protein — MTPDPRSSVARPDGFPTGELTLHGRVLPASNATFVGEIAGVRVVYKPIAGERPLWDFPDGTLAAREVSAYAVSEALGWDIVPPTVLDDGPHGPGMVQLWRDEADDQSPVDIVAEDELPAGFRHVFDGLDAHDRAVSLIHEDTAPLRRMALFDVVVNNADRKGGHVLPMTDGHRHGVDHGLTFHVAHKLRTVLWGFVGEPISDDEKEGLRRLASALDGDLGSTLADLLAEEEVAVTTRRLSRLLARGEFPAPASSSYPVIPWPPF; from the coding sequence GTGACCCCTGACCCTCGCTCCTCGGTCGCCCGGCCCGACGGCTTCCCGACCGGTGAGCTGACGCTGCACGGACGGGTGCTGCCCGCCTCCAACGCCACCTTCGTCGGCGAGATCGCGGGCGTGCGCGTGGTCTACAAGCCCATCGCGGGGGAGCGGCCGCTGTGGGACTTCCCCGATGGCACCCTCGCCGCCCGCGAGGTCTCGGCGTACGCCGTCTCGGAGGCGCTCGGCTGGGACATCGTCCCGCCCACCGTCCTCGACGACGGGCCGCACGGCCCCGGCATGGTGCAGCTGTGGCGCGACGAGGCCGACGACCAGTCGCCCGTCGACATCGTGGCCGAGGACGAGCTGCCCGCCGGCTTCCGCCACGTCTTCGACGGCCTCGACGCCCACGACCGCGCGGTGTCGCTCATCCACGAGGACACCGCGCCGTTGCGCCGGATGGCGCTCTTCGACGTCGTGGTGAACAACGCCGACCGCAAGGGCGGGCACGTCCTGCCGATGACCGACGGGCACCGGCACGGCGTCGACCACGGGCTGACCTTCCACGTCGCGCACAAGCTGCGCACGGTGCTGTGGGGCTTCGTCGGTGAGCCGATCTCCGACGACGAGAAGGAGGGCCTGCGTCGGCTGGCCTCGGCCCTCGACGGCGACCTGGGGAGCACCCTCGCCGACCTGCTCGCCGAGGAGGAGGTCGCCGTGACGACCCGGCGGCTGTCCCGGCTGCTGGCCCGCGGGGAGTTCCCCGCGCCCGCCTCGTCGTCGTACCCCGTCATCCCGTGGCCGCCCTTCTGA
- the mshC gene encoding cysteine--1-D-myo-inosityl 2-amino-2-deoxy-alpha-D-glucopyranoside ligase, with product MRAWSSPDVPRLPVAGPVVRLHDTASGTVVATNPEGPARMYVCGITPYDATHMGHAATYVAFDLLNRAWRNAGHEVTYVQNVTDVDDPLLERADKVKIDWRELAERETQLFRDDMEALRVLPPAHYTGAVESIPQVIALVQRLEEAGAVYTVEDDLYFSVTADDSFGSVSGLDRDAMLEIFAERGGDPDREGKKDPLDCLLWRAERPGEPAWDSPWGPGRPGWHIECSAIALDHLGTTFDVQGGGSDLVFPHHEMSAGEAQVAHPGERFARVYAHAGMVAYDGEKMSKSKGNLVFVSALRMSEVDPMAIRLVLLRHHYRSDWEWTDDQLWDAVDTLAPWRRALALGAGADSAPVVERVLAALADDLDAPTAVAAVQDWVEATLGTTGLADTSDREAAATIHRLLDAALGLSL from the coding sequence ATGCGTGCCTGGTCGTCACCCGACGTTCCCCGACTGCCCGTCGCCGGCCCGGTCGTGCGGTTGCACGACACCGCCAGCGGCACCGTGGTGGCGACCAACCCGGAGGGTCCCGCGCGGATGTACGTCTGCGGCATCACGCCCTACGACGCGACCCACATGGGCCACGCGGCGACCTACGTCGCCTTCGACCTGCTCAACCGGGCCTGGCGCAACGCCGGCCACGAGGTCACCTACGTGCAGAACGTCACCGACGTCGACGACCCGCTCCTCGAGCGTGCCGACAAGGTCAAGATCGACTGGCGCGAGCTCGCCGAGCGGGAGACGCAGCTGTTCCGCGACGACATGGAGGCGCTGCGCGTCCTGCCGCCGGCGCACTACACCGGCGCGGTCGAGTCGATCCCCCAGGTGATCGCGCTCGTCCAGCGGCTCGAGGAGGCGGGGGCGGTCTACACGGTCGAGGACGACCTCTACTTCTCCGTGACCGCCGACGACAGCTTCGGCTCGGTGTCCGGCCTCGACCGCGACGCCATGCTGGAGATCTTCGCCGAGCGCGGGGGCGACCCCGACCGCGAGGGCAAGAAGGACCCGCTGGACTGCCTGCTCTGGCGCGCCGAGCGACCGGGCGAGCCCGCGTGGGACAGCCCGTGGGGTCCGGGCCGGCCTGGGTGGCACATCGAGTGCTCCGCGATCGCCCTGGACCACCTCGGCACCACCTTCGACGTGCAGGGCGGTGGCAGCGACCTGGTGTTCCCGCACCACGAGATGTCCGCGGGCGAGGCGCAGGTCGCGCACCCGGGCGAGCGCTTCGCGCGGGTCTACGCCCACGCCGGGATGGTGGCCTACGACGGCGAGAAGATGTCGAAGTCCAAGGGCAACCTCGTCTTCGTCTCCGCGCTGCGGATGAGCGAGGTCGACCCGATGGCGATCCGGCTCGTGCTGCTGCGCCACCACTACCGCAGCGACTGGGAGTGGACCGACGACCAGCTGTGGGACGCCGTGGACACCCTCGCGCCGTGGCGTCGCGCGCTGGCCCTGGGCGCGGGCGCCGACTCGGCGCCGGTCGTCGAGCGGGTGCTCGCCGCGCTGGCCGACGACCTCGACGCCCCGACCGCCGTCGCCGCCGTGCAGGACTGGGTGGAGGCGACCCTCGGCACGACCGGCCTGGCCGACACCTCGGACCGCGAGGCGGCGGCCACGATCCACCGCCTGCTCGACGCGGCGCTCGGCCTGTCGCTCTGA
- a CDS encoding PAC2 family protein, with protein MIEFDDVQDLVSPVVIAAFEGWNDAADAASGLVDHLIEQWKAEVIGAIDPEEFYDFQVNRPVIATDHNGHRRLTWPTTRIAVARPAELDRDVILVRGIEPNMKWRQFCAELLAACDDLGAELVVTLGALLADTPHTRPIPVTGTASEPELVDRLDLEQSTYEGPTGIVGVFNDACLQLDIPAVSYWAAVPHYVAQPPCPKATLALLGQLEELLQAPMPLGDLPDDAKAWERGVDELAAEDEDVADYVRALEETRDTADLPEASGEAIAREFERYLKRRDTD; from the coding sequence GTGATCGAGTTCGACGACGTGCAGGACCTGGTCTCCCCCGTGGTGATCGCCGCGTTCGAGGGGTGGAACGACGCTGCCGACGCGGCGTCCGGTCTGGTCGACCACCTGATCGAGCAGTGGAAGGCCGAGGTGATCGGCGCGATCGACCCGGAGGAGTTCTACGACTTCCAGGTCAACCGGCCCGTCATCGCCACCGACCACAACGGGCACCGCCGCCTGACCTGGCCCACGACCCGTATCGCCGTGGCGCGGCCCGCCGAGCTGGACCGGGACGTGATCCTCGTGCGCGGCATCGAGCCCAACATGAAGTGGCGCCAGTTCTGCGCCGAGCTCCTCGCCGCGTGCGACGACCTCGGGGCCGAGCTCGTCGTCACCCTCGGCGCGCTGCTCGCCGACACGCCGCACACCCGTCCCATCCCGGTGACCGGCACCGCCAGCGAGCCCGAGCTGGTCGACCGGCTCGACCTCGAGCAGTCCACCTACGAGGGGCCGACCGGCATCGTCGGGGTCTTCAACGACGCCTGCCTGCAGCTCGACATCCCGGCGGTGTCCTACTGGGCGGCGGTCCCCCACTACGTCGCCCAGCCGCCCTGCCCGAAGGCGACGCTCGCCCTGCTCGGCCAGCTCGAGGAGCTGCTGCAGGCGCCGATGCCGCTGGGCGACCTGCCCGACGACGCCAAGGCCTGGGAGCGGGGCGTCGACGAGCTCGCCGCCGAGGACGAGGACGTCGCCGACTACGTCCGCGCGCTCGAGGAGACCCGCGACACCGCCGACCTCCCCGAGGCCAGCGGCGAGGCGATCGCTCGGGAGTTCGAGCGCTACCTCAAGCGCCGCGACACCGACTGA